A window of the Rhodoluna limnophila genome harbors these coding sequences:
- a CDS encoding 5-formyltetrahydrofolate cyclo-ligase, with translation MDAQNIKQALRDDLKIRRASAVYDPEHAAALNVHLAELCLSIGAQKIACYLPYGTEPDTELFIDWALDNDIEVVLPVAHESGELTWVIFEGESTPGIFGFAEATGKPGTIAGIDLAIIPALAVDQKGMRLGKGKGYYDRALAKLEEAPPLIAVVFDDELLEEIPAESHDQPVDAAVTPSQIVLFTDRLK, from the coding sequence ATGGATGCACAAAACATAAAGCAAGCCTTGCGTGATGACCTAAAAATCCGCCGTGCTTCAGCGGTTTACGACCCAGAACACGCAGCTGCGCTAAACGTGCACCTAGCTGAGCTGTGCCTCTCCATCGGTGCTCAAAAAATTGCTTGCTATCTGCCGTATGGCACCGAACCAGATACAGAACTCTTCATTGATTGGGCTCTCGACAACGACATCGAAGTGGTCCTTCCGGTAGCCCATGAATCCGGTGAACTGACCTGGGTAATTTTTGAAGGCGAATCAACCCCCGGAATTTTTGGTTTCGCTGAAGCGACAGGAAAACCGGGGACCATTGCCGGAATAGACCTGGCGATCATTCCTGCGCTTGCCGTTGACCAAAAGGGCATGCGTCTGGGTAAAGGCAAAGGCTATTACGACCGGGCCTTAGCCAAACTTGAAGAGGCCCCACCGCTTATCGCAGTGGTCTTTGACGACGAGCTTCTCGAGGAGATCCCGGCTGAGAGTCACGACCAACCGGTAGACGCCGCTGTTACGCCGTCACAGATTGTGCTTTTCACAGATCGGTTAAAATAG
- a CDS encoding GNAT family N-acetyltransferase translates to MATSFGFSHGEVLVRIVRVRDAKELEERVLGNREWLRPWEATNPFGPNSFEMRHQIKALRRQMSANQGLPFVIEIDGRIVGQLNVSNMVFGSLSSATLGYWVVPEVAGRGVTPTAVALVIDYLFSHLGLHRCEIDIRPENVASLRVVEKLGMRFEGLKERYIHINGAWRDHYSFAITHEEVIGGLLNRWINGRTPSVDYPWLREIDAGIKHTELNDGNLGS, encoded by the coding sequence GTGGCTACATCTTTTGGTTTCTCTCACGGCGAAGTGCTCGTCCGAATTGTTCGAGTGCGCGACGCCAAGGAGCTTGAAGAACGAGTTCTAGGCAATCGTGAATGGCTTCGCCCTTGGGAGGCAACTAATCCGTTTGGGCCAAACTCGTTCGAAATGCGCCACCAAATAAAGGCCCTTCGCCGGCAGATGAGCGCCAACCAGGGATTACCGTTTGTGATCGAAATCGATGGGCGCATTGTTGGGCAACTTAATGTTTCGAACATGGTTTTTGGCTCCCTGAGCTCTGCGACGCTGGGCTATTGGGTGGTGCCAGAAGTTGCAGGTAGGGGAGTGACCCCAACGGCTGTTGCCCTGGTGATTGATTACCTATTCAGTCACCTTGGTTTGCACCGCTGTGAAATTGACATTCGACCTGAAAACGTTGCCTCGCTCCGGGTGGTTGAAAAGTTGGGTATGCGATTTGAGGGCCTCAAGGAGCGCTACATTCACATCAACGGTGCATGGCGCGACCACTATTCGTTTGCCATTACTCACGAAGAAGTCATCGGCGGTTTGTTGAATCGATGGATCAATGGCCGAACACCTAGTGTTGACTACCCCTGGCTACGAGAAATTGACGCGGGTATTAAACACACCGAATTAAATGAC